One window of the Fibrobacter sp. UWB4 genome contains the following:
- a CDS encoding Rne/Rng family ribonuclease, whose amino-acid sequence MANKCKRGILISKTPYEKRIAIMEDGELAELVVEGVSSNRVLGNIYKGVVQKVLPALKAAFIDIGLEKAGFLHQEDAMDRNELLRREYGDDDDEGDASKEISIDEILQEGQEIMVQVVKEPISTKGARLTTHLSFAGRFLVCMPGTNFVGVSKRERDPVKRREFKKVVRRLKGRDVGYIVRTNGLNESEFEINKQMRELESKWEQTKYNFETMPPETCIYEESDSIEQTVREYFGDNTDYVYIDNRDEYFALRDYLKVLSPDKLDKVKLWSSSESLFEYFKIENDYARSLQRQVPLPRGGNLVIEQTEALVSIDVNTGPKVHGKDQGKIILETNLDACHEIAKQLRLRDVGGLIIIDFIDMETDEDREAVYQEFRKAIRRDKAPISPAPISQFGLMEVTRKRVRVNLMTEKTECCPVCNGSGRIATLESTLGMIDRWLARAHTKGRLREVTLVVSAQVVDVLCKDLNRMFNYLEYKHNIKISLVEDEYAHVNQFWMYDKSGEDITDLYNFA is encoded by the coding sequence ATGGCAAATAAGTGTAAGCGCGGAATCTTGATTAGCAAAACACCGTACGAAAAGCGCATAGCTATCATGGAAGATGGCGAACTTGCGGAATTGGTTGTTGAAGGTGTTTCCTCTAATCGAGTTCTGGGCAATATTTATAAGGGTGTCGTTCAGAAGGTGCTTCCCGCACTAAAGGCGGCATTCATTGACATTGGTCTTGAGAAGGCTGGCTTTTTGCATCAGGAAGACGCCATGGATCGCAACGAACTGTTGCGCCGCGAATATGGTGACGATGATGATGAAGGCGATGCTTCTAAGGAAATTTCGATCGACGAAATTCTCCAGGAAGGCCAGGAAATCATGGTGCAGGTGGTCAAGGAACCGATCAGCACCAAGGGTGCCCGTTTGACGACTCACTTGAGCTTTGCTGGCCGCTTCCTGGTCTGCATGCCGGGCACTAATTTCGTCGGCGTCTCCAAGCGTGAACGCGATCCGGTCAAGCGCCGCGAGTTCAAGAAGGTCGTGCGCCGCCTCAAGGGCCGCGACGTGGGCTACATCGTCCGTACCAACGGCCTCAACGAATCCGAATTCGAAATCAACAAGCAGATGCGCGAACTCGAGAGCAAGTGGGAACAGACGAAGTACAACTTCGAAACCATGCCGCCTGAGACCTGCATCTACGAAGAATCCGATTCCATCGAACAGACGGTTCGCGAATACTTCGGCGACAACACGGACTACGTGTATATCGACAACCGCGACGAGTACTTTGCTCTCCGCGATTACCTGAAGGTTCTTTCTCCGGATAAGCTCGACAAGGTCAAGCTCTGGAGTTCCAGTGAAAGCTTGTTTGAATACTTCAAGATTGAAAACGACTACGCTCGCTCCTTGCAGCGTCAGGTACCGCTTCCGCGCGGTGGCAACCTCGTCATCGAACAGACCGAAGCTCTCGTCTCTATCGACGTGAACACGGGTCCGAAGGTTCATGGCAAGGACCAGGGCAAGATCATTCTCGAGACAAACCTCGATGCTTGCCACGAAATCGCAAAGCAGCTGCGCCTCCGCGATGTGGGCGGCCTCATCATCATCGATTTCATCGATATGGAAACCGATGAAGACCGCGAAGCCGTCTACCAGGAATTCCGCAAGGCGATCCGCCGCGACAAGGCTCCGATTAGCCCGGCCCCGATCAGCCAGTTCGGCCTCATGGAAGTCACCCGTAAGCGCGTCCGCGTGAACCTCATGACTGAAAAGACCGAATGCTGCCCGGTTTGCAACGGCAGTGGCCGCATCGCAACGCTCGAATCGACGCTCGGCATGATCGACCGCTGGCTCGCCCGCGCCCACACCAAGGGTCGTCTCCGCGAAGTGACTCTCGTCGTGAGCGCCCAGGTTGTCGATGTTCTTTGCAAGGACTTGAACCGCATGTTCAACTATCTGGAATACAAGCACAACATCAAGATTTCCCTCGTGGAAGATGAATATGCTCATGTCAACCAGTTCTGGATGTACGACAAGTCGGGCGAAGACATCACGGATCTGTACAACTTTGCATAA
- a CDS encoding M23 family metallopeptidase, with protein MKKLEVHIYPNKDSRGKDVTFSVKKVIIYFVLTVCAILGFIMFSPVQIVENLSNGNLMDVYHQNSVIKNEIKKIRTVVDTTILKIEETRIVRDSTLKLGGLGFTLENAVSEDESPKKNLHDMRSTLRKTLNKLEADSALAAHVPVLHPLKNHHDIKSRFEMVFDAFTDQELPHRGVDFLAAEGDTVYAPGAGTVVEVRKHRGFGLSMKIEHMEHVKTFYAHLGETLVKKGDKVRRGDPIALIGQSGLQSSLGLHYEIRVNGTPVNPEDYFITK; from the coding sequence GTGAAAAAGCTTGAGGTCCACATCTACCCGAATAAGGATTCTCGCGGGAAAGATGTCACTTTCTCTGTGAAAAAAGTAATTATTTACTTTGTTTTAACAGTCTGTGCGATTCTTGGATTCATTATGTTTTCGCCAGTGCAAATTGTGGAGAACTTGTCTAATGGCAATCTGATGGATGTCTATCACCAGAATTCGGTCATCAAGAACGAAATCAAGAAAATCCGCACCGTGGTCGATACGACAATTTTGAAAATCGAAGAAACGCGTATCGTACGCGATAGCACCTTGAAACTCGGCGGGCTTGGCTTTACGCTTGAAAATGCGGTGTCGGAGGATGAGTCTCCGAAAAAGAATTTGCATGACATGAGATCGACGCTTCGCAAGACGCTCAACAAGCTTGAGGCTGATTCTGCGCTCGCGGCGCATGTTCCCGTTTTGCATCCGCTCAAGAACCATCACGATATCAAGAGCCGTTTTGAAATGGTCTTTGATGCATTCACGGACCAGGAACTTCCGCACCGTGGAGTTGACTTCTTGGCTGCCGAAGGCGATACCGTCTATGCGCCTGGCGCGGGTACCGTTGTCGAAGTCCGCAAGCATCGTGGTTTTGGACTTTCAATGAAGATTGAACACATGGAACACGTGAAGACGTTCTATGCGCATCTTGGTGAAACTCTTGTTAAGAAGGGCGACAAAGTTCGCCGCGGCGATCCGATTGCGCTCATTGGGCAGAGCGGACTTCAGTCAAGTCTCGGCTTGCACTACGAAATCCGCGTAAACGGTACGCCTGTCAATCCGGAAGATTACTTTATTACGAAGTAG
- a CDS encoding fibro-slime domain-containing protein: MRISGLINRVLVCLAIFSACALAQTVAVAHIIYDGNVLFYADNESNFVYKSLEKGDDGTYTIEFTDERLANGKKDVRHLQFGVGCNGSTCHTDLSPNDKPLLGTLFPKYRENSIQDGKYIYGAEEVWIVINDDKTLTISDTKPAVAVKPKKHIRFLTPWTNTNAIMFLNGMENYMSPVGSPYCGWFESMVTKPSDSAWVYFKQTIGTTYVGAEGTTESDSTLVPMLLDSALAVSDTIWVVAYQYGTPEIHVEYPGVLGECLPKILPVMMFDWYDGSMNSDGSKNGLSYGEGGAGRTGFDIRGVPMFGTGTNEDFGQDGCKGDPMTGMVEKQLGANGVPVMAKNFPANCKNATHLNNWFLPEVIAEKDGKQYTNVTCRDLELTLTNDGFWLGQKDDESPEHGLFLLDDFRWLDSAKTVENPHYDSLSGGKDAPGYHNYGFTMKIQAEFVYVKGQYFEFNGDDDVWVFINNKLVVDIGGLHKKVKRSVNLDDLELTPGETYPFHIFYAERKRTQSNFMMRTSIDLKVESSMLLTSLSTDSTIIKKEVWQNIREKTLACDFSSNSEQKRTERGPSNFTLFGKNLPMTGVSLSKLDTAYYGGITITNDYTMLTINTTIIARMQTLPPGTYYIRVSLKNNPREYKDVYFTVPPTELPNIAFANIIDSSYCFIADIVEKDTLCLDKYWKPLGSKTNRNINSDTLPINLNKNEKLWAGRIYPINVTFVEDWATNYNGIAVKVTPSDPHLVPCDSLGSQLPNNEFTFTNGKNTFYLKATGAVTNEKITVSTAASKNKSIEWTNITIAEPPVPQIETAFIYDRNGDGRGDSVWVSFNKPLGGNSVLNSLSFTFGKTHYELSKVNYKDGDKALSFVADGDGFDIAIATGGAVEPYAGKITAQYTYTNPEDHTVSNFAVDGLLNDRIGAIIMAAEISYTEDGKTQLTLTFSEGLTAENINSSLFGFRSYGGGSLSTVVQEADYIAASPANRWKLIFSKKSVSDVLPIVGDSVRIKSPSEGGTALDLVENPAHRDNPWVRITGEQRITVTSPTVVTIDKDSPNFDKTREIISSKKATVPIIVKSDKHLTANQVGEIYGTQGHYLGDMNMSELVENEISEIVKVVKSNTSFEDKEAIKNGSPSTTVSLETIISMLEKNEISAKDAKNRFGVSDVILNAVDNGLLNRNNLNNYLHGTTEDIKTIAESLASKTELSYKTIYYSSLGHFINNDEGRIACSDDIFKTDGAENCVGNNGHLYLAWNARSKKGRLVGTGVYIARLEIRLMVNGKKITKRTQDFLWGLRHGDIAIIDIDLN; encoded by the coding sequence ATGAGGATCAGTGGGCTTATCAACAGGGTTTTGGTGTGTTTGGCGATATTCAGTGCCTGCGCTCTAGCGCAGACGGTTGCTGTTGCGCATATCATTTACGACGGCAACGTCTTGTTCTATGCCGACAACGAAAGCAATTTCGTTTACAAATCGCTTGAAAAAGGCGACGATGGAACATACACCATCGAATTCACCGACGAGCGCCTGGCCAATGGCAAAAAAGACGTACGTCACCTACAATTCGGGGTGGGCTGTAACGGCAGTACGTGCCATACGGACCTGAGTCCCAATGACAAGCCCTTGCTTGGAACGCTTTTCCCTAAATACAGGGAAAACTCCATCCAAGACGGCAAATACATTTACGGAGCAGAAGAAGTCTGGATCGTCATCAACGACGACAAGACTTTGACGATTTCCGACACGAAACCAGCGGTCGCGGTCAAGCCTAAAAAACACATCCGCTTCCTCACCCCGTGGACAAATACCAACGCCATCATGTTCCTGAATGGCATGGAAAACTACATGAGTCCGGTGGGTTCTCCGTATTGCGGCTGGTTCGAAAGCATGGTCACAAAGCCCTCCGACAGCGCATGGGTTTACTTCAAGCAGACCATCGGTACAACATATGTCGGAGCCGAAGGCACTACCGAAAGCGACTCCACGCTCGTTCCCATGCTGCTCGATTCCGCACTCGCCGTCAGCGACACCATCTGGGTTGTCGCCTACCAGTATGGCACTCCCGAAATCCATGTCGAATATCCGGGCGTTCTCGGCGAATGCCTCCCGAAGATTCTCCCCGTGATGATGTTCGACTGGTACGACGGCTCCATGAACTCCGACGGATCCAAGAACGGTCTCAGCTACGGTGAAGGCGGTGCCGGGCGTACAGGCTTTGATATCCGCGGAGTCCCGATGTTCGGCACAGGAACTAATGAAGACTTTGGGCAGGACGGCTGCAAGGGCGATCCGATGACAGGCATGGTCGAAAAGCAGCTCGGCGCAAACGGCGTTCCCGTGATGGCCAAGAACTTCCCGGCTAATTGCAAGAACGCAACGCACCTCAACAACTGGTTCCTCCCTGAAGTCATCGCAGAAAAGGACGGCAAGCAATATACAAACGTCACCTGCCGCGACCTCGAACTCACGCTGACAAACGACGGTTTCTGGCTCGGCCAGAAAGACGACGAAAGCCCGGAACACGGACTCTTCCTGCTAGACGACTTCCGCTGGCTCGATAGCGCCAAGACCGTTGAAAACCCCCACTACGATTCCCTTAGCGGTGGAAAAGACGCTCCCGGCTACCACAATTACGGCTTCACCATGAAGATCCAGGCAGAATTTGTCTATGTCAAAGGTCAGTACTTTGAATTCAACGGCGACGACGACGTGTGGGTGTTCATCAACAACAAACTCGTTGTCGATATCGGCGGCCTGCACAAAAAAGTCAAGAGATCCGTAAATCTCGATGACCTTGAACTTACACCGGGCGAAACCTATCCGTTCCACATTTTCTACGCCGAACGCAAGCGTACGCAGTCGAACTTCATGATGCGCACGTCCATCGACTTGAAGGTGGAATCCAGCATGCTCCTCACGAGCCTCTCTACGGACTCAACGATTATCAAGAAAGAAGTATGGCAGAACATCCGCGAAAAGACTCTCGCTTGCGACTTTTCCTCGAACTCGGAACAGAAGCGCACGGAACGCGGCCCGTCAAATTTTACGTTATTCGGAAAGAACCTTCCGATGACAGGCGTCTCTTTAAGCAAGCTCGACACAGCATACTATGGCGGCATCACGATTACAAACGATTACACGATGCTCACCATCAACACGACAATAATCGCCCGCATGCAAACGCTTCCGCCAGGAACCTACTATATCCGCGTTTCGCTCAAGAACAATCCTAGAGAATACAAGGATGTCTACTTTACGGTTCCTCCGACGGAACTGCCGAATATCGCTTTTGCAAACATCATCGACTCAAGCTACTGCTTCATCGCAGATATCGTCGAAAAAGATACGCTCTGCCTTGACAAGTACTGGAAGCCGCTTGGAAGCAAAACCAACCGCAACATAAATAGCGATACGCTCCCCATCAACTTGAACAAGAACGAAAAGCTCTGGGCCGGGCGCATCTACCCCATCAACGTCACATTTGTCGAGGACTGGGCCACAAACTACAACGGCATCGCCGTCAAGGTCACGCCTTCTGACCCGCACCTCGTTCCCTGCGATTCTCTCGGTTCCCAGCTCCCGAACAACGAATTCACGTTTACAAACGGAAAGAACACGTTCTACCTGAAGGCAACAGGCGCCGTCACAAACGAAAAGATTACGGTTTCCACGGCGGCCTCCAAGAACAAGAGCATCGAGTGGACAAACATCACCATCGCAGAACCGCCTGTTCCGCAGATCGAGACTGCGTTTATCTATGACAGAAACGGAGACGGCCGCGGCGACAGCGTCTGGGTCAGCTTCAACAAGCCTCTCGGCGGCAACAGCGTCCTGAATTCGCTTTCGTTCACTTTCGGCAAAACGCATTACGAACTTTCAAAGGTGAACTACAAAGACGGCGACAAGGCGCTTTCGTTTGTTGCAGATGGCGACGGTTTTGACATAGCCATCGCAACAGGAGGCGCCGTAGAGCCTTACGCCGGCAAGATTACCGCGCAGTACACCTACACAAACCCCGAAGACCACACCGTCTCGAATTTTGCTGTAGACGGACTTCTGAACGACAGGATCGGTGCCATTATCATGGCTGCTGAAATTTCCTATACCGAAGACGGAAAAACGCAGCTCACGCTCACCTTTAGCGAAGGTCTCACCGCAGAAAACATCAATTCCAGCCTGTTCGGCTTCCGCAGCTACGGAGGCGGCTCCCTCTCGACAGTCGTACAGGAAGCCGACTACATCGCAGCATCCCCGGCAAACCGCTGGAAACTCATTTTCTCGAAGAAGTCCGTTTCGGATGTCCTCCCAATTGTCGGCGACTCTGTACGCATCAAGTCACCTTCTGAAGGCGGCACCGCACTCGATCTCGTCGAAAATCCGGCCCACAGAGACAATCCTTGGGTACGCATCACCGGTGAACAGCGCATCACGGTCACAAGCCCGACCGTCGTGACAATCGACAAGGATTCACCGAACTTCGACAAGACTAGGGAAATCATCAGCAGCAAAAAGGCTACTGTTCCTATCATCGTCAAGAGCGACAAGCACCTTACCGCAAACCAGGTCGGCGAAATATATGGCACCCAAGGTCATTACCTCGGCGACATGAACATGTCCGAACTTGTCGAAAACGAGATTAGCGAAATTGTAAAAGTCGTAAAGAGCAATACGAGCTTCGAAGACAAGGAAGCCATCAAGAACGGAAGTCCTTCGACGACGGTCTCGCTTGAAACAATCATCTCCATGTTGGAAAAGAATGAAATTTCAGCCAAGGATGCCAAAAACAGGTTTGGCGTAAGCGACGTCATCCTCAACGCCGTTGACAACGGACTTTTGAACAGGAACAACCTGAACAACTATTTGCACGGTACGACAGAAGATATCAAGACTATCGCCGAATCGCTCGCAAGCAAGACGGAACTCAGCTACAAGACCATTTACTATTCAAGCCTGGGTCACTTCATCAACAACGATGAAGGCCGGATCGCCTGCTCTGACGACATCTTCAAGACAGACGGAGCCGAAAACTGCGTCGGAAACAACGGGCATCTCTACCTCGCCTGGAACGCGCGTTCCAAAAAAGGCAGGCTCGTCGGTACTGGCGTCTATATCGCCCGCCTCGAAATCCGCCTCATGGTAAACGGCAAGAAAATAACGAAGCGCACTCAGGATTTCCTCTGGGGACTTCGTCATGGCGACATCGCGATCATCGATATCGACCTGAACTAG
- a CDS encoding fibro-slime domain-containing protein, translating to MQYKDRGITRSTTCTKLRSYGDNKFYVKATTDAASEPKLTFYTNSTCSNRNSIGSISPLEGTDPAAENLIVTIDDIGVTLTNSPEPIEPPETSNPGGPGDDPRPPTTTRKLIRFFTPWTNTSAILYVSGGDSVNMTSVKNYCGWFEARITPPQGSLQVYFKQTIGYDYVGDIHYTKINPATQSILLSLDSAAAKTDTIWVKAGKEVGSATTVYEKYPGILGDCPTKKLPVMMFDWLHGTKGDGDIKTSINRRDSTVTTAYANGAKDLDPDFGPMYATSDDFGSGGCAGSNSPEGNMKGMVEEYLGPNGVPVRAANFPEKCKITEHLNNWFLPQVVAQKNGKEYSNATCRSIELNLDNNGLWLGQKDNKSPEGGLFLLDDFQYLDAENTVKNPFYDNISANGKRHNYGFTMKIQATFEYVPGQYFEFFGDDDVWVFINNRLVVDIGGQHTQVLGAVDLDTLGLTEGKNYPFHIFYAERHTSQSNFMMRTSIDLKTDASLFYQGGDVNGVLDYKIYQIIREQALSCDFSGATVKDTVDAPSNFTLFGGAYSEGIALDSVGVWFGGITIKPGYTGFTIDTAQIKSKRALPPGTYQLRFSLQKDETQYDEITFVIDKYTSPPIVYALVDEKNNWNNIGNDVDGNTVTLGKWVNTRYPVNVMFDDGSVFDDIVYVTTSNPRLIPCDENGNSISAITLKKGKATFYVKATAPVQDVTLMVSSADEAQKAYWRHISFMEPPVPQVVFACIFDRNGDGRGDSVYAKLNKPMNSLNNNFVSMDSVQLEFGEKFPTIIGSPAVPGSNITSNDRDSSIAIVSPNGGFGTVPFTGGAEKIYSGKITPFWKYSEGGVPTVINLTSDVTDSVGPVITAAEISYSEDGSTILALTFSEGLDCENDIDASYFIYFFKQTNLERTDVVPEIIAKDTKAKWRLVFRSTSNDKDNIPVMGDSIRMVHGIHMDLLHRTTPANNPFVRISGEQKVIVTSPPVVTIGESDSSKAIIRNPNPTVPKIIQSDKPITVKDLAKTYGTQGHYLGDLSLSSLVKDEVTNLVSAIKNDNAKCIELYGKTLEEILNEVQSGAISINKAKKEYKLSDELVDAYKNEIINTVDVTGIANGNSSVIEKITKTIAEKTVLEYKTQYFTSLGIFVNSNSGSLSCTDTLYNGNCLDDDKDGKIFLAWNMKSKKNRLVGTGVYIARLSYKIRVGKSTKVDRTQDFLWGVRHGKTKGFTIDLNTDE from the coding sequence ATGCAATATAAGGACAGAGGGATTACCCGCTCAACCACATGCACCAAGCTCAGAAGCTATGGTGACAACAAGTTCTACGTCAAGGCGACAACAGATGCCGCCAGCGAGCCGAAACTAACATTCTACACCAACAGCACATGCTCTAACAGAAATTCCATAGGAAGCATATCCCCGTTAGAGGGCACTGATCCAGCCGCAGAGAACCTGATCGTCACTATTGACGATATTGGCGTTACACTGACCAACAGCCCGGAACCCATCGAACCGCCGGAGACCTCAAATCCAGGCGGACCTGGAGATGATCCGCGCCCACCCACGACGACCAGAAAACTGATCCGCTTCTTCACCCCCTGGACAAACACATCGGCAATCCTCTACGTTTCGGGCGGCGATTCTGTCAACATGACCTCCGTCAAGAACTATTGCGGCTGGTTTGAAGCAAGAATCACCCCGCCGCAAGGATCGCTCCAGGTTTACTTCAAGCAGACCATCGGCTACGACTATGTAGGCGATATCCATTACACCAAAATAAATCCAGCAACTCAAAGCATCTTGCTTTCTCTCGACAGCGCTGCAGCCAAAACCGACACCATCTGGGTCAAGGCCGGTAAAGAAGTCGGGAGTGCAACGACTGTTTACGAAAAATACCCAGGCATTCTGGGTGACTGCCCGACGAAAAAGCTCCCCGTGATGATGTTCGACTGGCTGCATGGCACCAAGGGCGATGGCGACATCAAGACATCGATCAACCGTCGCGATTCTACCGTGACGACGGCTTACGCCAACGGAGCCAAGGACCTCGACCCTGATTTCGGCCCCATGTACGCCACCAGTGACGACTTCGGCTCTGGCGGATGCGCCGGGAGCAATTCTCCGGAAGGCAACATGAAGGGCATGGTCGAGGAATATCTCGGGCCAAACGGAGTTCCCGTCCGTGCAGCGAACTTCCCCGAAAAATGCAAGATCACGGAACATTTGAACAACTGGTTCCTGCCGCAAGTCGTGGCCCAGAAGAACGGCAAGGAATACTCCAACGCGACCTGTCGCTCCATCGAACTGAATCTTGACAACAACGGCCTCTGGCTTGGGCAAAAAGACAACAAGAGCCCCGAAGGCGGCCTCTTCCTGCTCGACGACTTCCAGTACCTCGATGCCGAAAACACCGTCAAGAACCCGTTCTACGACAACATCTCCGCCAACGGCAAAAGGCACAACTACGGCTTTACGATGAAGATCCAGGCAACGTTCGAATACGTTCCCGGCCAGTACTTCGAATTCTTTGGCGACGATGACGTGTGGGTGTTCATCAACAACCGCCTCGTCGTGGACATCGGCGGACAGCATACCCAGGTTTTGGGCGCCGTCGATCTCGATACGCTCGGACTTACCGAAGGCAAGAACTATCCGTTCCACATTTTCTATGCCGAACGCCATACGTCCCAGTCCAACTTCATGATGAGAACTTCGATCGACCTGAAGACTGACGCAAGCCTGTTCTATCAGGGCGGAGACGTCAACGGCGTTCTTGATTACAAGATCTACCAGATCATCCGCGAACAGGCGCTCTCCTGCGACTTCTCCGGTGCAACTGTTAAAGACACCGTAGACGCCCCCTCGAACTTTACATTATTCGGCGGAGCCTACTCCGAAGGGATCGCCCTAGACAGTGTAGGAGTCTGGTTCGGAGGCATCACGATCAAGCCGGGCTACACAGGCTTCACCATCGATACCGCACAAATCAAGAGCAAGCGCGCTCTCCCACCGGGAACGTACCAATTACGCTTCTCATTGCAGAAAGACGAAACCCAGTATGACGAAATTACATTCGTTATCGACAAGTACACATCCCCTCCTATCGTCTACGCCCTTGTTGACGAAAAGAACAACTGGAACAATATCGGAAACGATGTTGACGGCAATACCGTTACGCTCGGCAAATGGGTGAACACGCGTTATCCGGTAAACGTCATGTTCGACGACGGGTCAGTATTTGACGACATCGTGTACGTCACTACATCCAACCCAAGACTTATCCCCTGCGACGAAAACGGCAACAGCATATCGGCAATCACCCTCAAAAAGGGAAAAGCGACATTCTACGTCAAGGCGACGGCCCCAGTTCAGGACGTCACGCTCATGGTGAGCAGCGCAGACGAAGCCCAAAAAGCTTACTGGAGACACATCTCGTTTATGGAACCGCCTGTACCGCAAGTTGTATTCGCATGCATCTTCGACAGGAATGGCGACGGCCGTGGCGACAGCGTCTATGCAAAGCTGAACAAGCCCATGAATTCACTGAACAATAACTTTGTCAGCATGGATTCCGTGCAACTTGAATTTGGTGAAAAGTTCCCGACAATTATCGGAAGCCCGGCAGTTCCAGGCAGCAACATCACGTCAAACGACCGCGACAGCTCCATCGCCATCGTTTCTCCCAATGGCGGCTTCGGAACTGTACCGTTTACCGGCGGTGCCGAGAAAATCTATAGCGGAAAAATTACACCGTTCTGGAAGTACTCCGAAGGTGGAGTTCCGACAGTCATCAATCTTACAAGTGACGTAACGGACTCCGTCGGTCCTGTAATTACGGCCGCTGAAATTTCATACAGCGAAGACGGTTCGACAATCCTTGCGCTCACATTCAGTGAAGGTCTCGACTGCGAAAACGACATCGATGCAAGCTACTTCATATACTTCTTCAAACAGACAAACCTGGAAAGGACAGATGTCGTTCCTGAAATCATCGCCAAGGATACAAAAGCAAAATGGAGGCTAGTCTTTAGAAGCACAAGCAACGACAAGGACAACATCCCGGTCATGGGCGACTCCATCAGGATGGTGCATGGCATCCACATGGACCTGCTCCACAGAACTACACCAGCAAACAATCCGTTCGTCCGCATCTCCGGCGAACAGAAAGTTATCGTTACAAGTCCTCCAGTCGTAACAATCGGCGAGTCGGATTCTTCAAAGGCAATTATCAGGAATCCAAACCCAACCGTGCCAAAGATTATTCAGTCGGATAAACCGATAACCGTGAAGGACCTTGCCAAGACCTACGGCACACAAGGACATTATCTCGGCGACTTGAGCCTTTCGAGCCTGGTCAAAGACGAGGTCACAAATCTTGTATCCGCCATCAAGAACGATAACGCCAAGTGCATCGAGCTATACGGCAAGACTCTTGAAGAAATTCTCAACGAAGTTCAATCAGGAGCCATAAGCATCAACAAAGCGAAAAAAGAATACAAGCTAAGCGATGAACTTGTAGATGCCTACAAGAACGAAATTATCAATACGGTTGATGTCACCGGTATCGCAAACGGCAACTCTTCTGTTATTGAAAAAATCACAAAAACAATTGCTGAGAAAACAGTTCTTGAATACAAGACCCAGTATTTCACAAGTCTTGGCATATTCGTGAACAGCAATTCCGGATCGCTCAGCTGTACGGATACGCTCTACAACGGCAACTGCCTTGACGACGACAAGGACGGCAAGATATTCCTCGCCTGGAACATGAAGTCCAAAAAGAACAGACTCGTCGGTACGGGCGTTTACATAGCAAGACTTTCGTACAAGATCCGAGTCGGGAAGAGCACCAAGGTGGACCGTACGCAAGATTTCCTCTGGGGTGTCCGACATGGCAAGACAAAGGGCTTTACCATCGACCTGAACACGGATGAGTAA